The following proteins are encoded in a genomic region of Methanomassiliicoccales archaeon:
- a CDS encoding presenilin family intramembrane aspartyl protease → MPWCPSTGMRTARQYLVLTVMFLAVPLAALTLVPTVPSGYRAFSDQNDPTNPLLYVVLVLVTTAVLLVLIKRSRLGLLKAVIFGAMGLGLFSVVSLFLMLASTEELVSMVLGAIISGSLLYLLVKYPRWYVVNGAGLVIGVGAALILGLSLGILPSLILLTALAVYDALSVYVTKHMLTLAEGVSDLGLPIVLVVPGNKGAERKKLDLKDRSKDQDREVMLMGLGDTIIPSVLVISAAANLPALSSTGWPQPAMLVAVMTLLAILIGFLSLMFLIAKGRPQAGLPFLNGSAIIGFAMSYFLVYQDLGFGFG, encoded by the coding sequence ATGCCCTGGTGCCCATCGACCGGCATGCGCACCGCCCGGCAGTACCTGGTCCTCACGGTCATGTTCCTGGCCGTTCCCCTGGCCGCTCTGACCTTGGTGCCAACGGTCCCCTCTGGTTACCGGGCCTTCTCGGACCAGAACGACCCGACGAACCCTTTGCTGTACGTCGTCCTGGTCCTGGTCACCACCGCCGTGCTGCTGGTGCTCATCAAGCGCTCCCGCCTGGGCCTGCTGAAGGCAGTGATATTCGGGGCCATGGGTTTGGGGCTCTTCTCCGTGGTCTCATTGTTCCTCATGCTCGCCAGCACCGAAGAGCTGGTGTCGATGGTGCTGGGAGCGATTATTTCCGGATCACTTCTCTACCTGCTCGTTAAATATCCTAGATGGTACGTGGTGAACGGCGCGGGGCTGGTGATCGGGGTCGGCGCCGCCCTGATACTGGGCCTGTCCCTAGGCATACTGCCCTCCCTCATACTGCTGACCGCCCTGGCGGTTTATGACGCCCTCTCGGTCTACGTCACCAAGCACATGCTCACCCTGGCCGAAGGGGTCAGCGACCTGGGCCTACCCATAGTGCTGGTGGTCCCCGGAAACAAGGGGGCGGAGAGGAAGAAGCTGGACCTGAAGGACCGCAGCAAGGACCAGGACCGCGAGGTCATGCTGATGGGCCTGGGCGACACCATAATCCCCTCGGTGCTGGTCATCTCCGCCGCCGCCAACCTGCCGGCGCTGAGCTCCACTGGCTGGCCGCAGCCGGCTATGCTGGTGGCGGTGATGACCCTGCTCGCCATACTGATCGGTTTCCTCTCTCTCATGTTCCTCATAGCCAAGGGGCGCCCCCAGGCTGGGCTGCCCTTCCTGAACGGTTCGGCCATAATCGGATTCGCTATGTCCTACTTTCTAGTGTATCAGGACCTGGGGTTCGGTTTCGGTTGA
- a CDS encoding metallophosphoesterase family protein translates to MGAKYLVLSDVHRRAWVAERARDLVKEHAMDGVVLLGDITHFGPPQFAEKFIGDLGVKCYVVPGNCDPPGTLAFIEKSAVSLHGRKVQVDGMTWAGLGGSNPTIFQTPFEMPEKDIEKILAPLMEPGMVLVLHCPPHGTWDATYTGQHVGSTAVRNLILRTRPLVVLSGHIHEDRGISHVDGVWYMNPGAAKDHYAGLMELGDGVSLSLLDL, encoded by the coding sequence GTGGGCGCAAAGTACCTTGTGCTATCGGACGTGCATCGCCGCGCATGGGTGGCCGAGCGGGCCAGAGACCTTGTAAAAGAGCATGCCATGGACGGGGTCGTTCTGCTCGGTGACATCACCCACTTTGGCCCCCCGCAGTTCGCCGAGAAGTTCATTGGGGACCTGGGGGTCAAGTGCTACGTCGTTCCTGGCAACTGCGATCCGCCGGGCACTCTGGCCTTCATCGAAAAGAGCGCTGTTTCCCTGCACGGCCGAAAGGTGCAGGTGGACGGTATGACCTGGGCCGGACTGGGCGGTTCGAACCCCACCATCTTCCAGACGCCCTTCGAGATGCCGGAGAAGGATATCGAAAAGATCCTGGCCCCGCTGATGGAACCGGGGATGGTTCTGGTCCTGCACTGCCCACCGCACGGGACCTGGGACGCCACGTACACTGGGCAGCATGTCGGCAGCACCGCCGTGCGGAACCTGATCTTGAGGACGAGACCGCTGGTGGTTCTCTCCGGTCACATCCACGAGGACCGCGGTATATCCCATGTGGACGGGGTCTGGTACATGAATCCGGGGGCGGCCAAGGACCACTACGCCGGGCTCATGGAGCTGGGGGACGGCGTCTCGCTCAGCCTACTGGACCTCTAG
- a CDS encoding 30S ribosomal protein S8e yields MALWQGRSKRKPTGGRLTLSRKKRRFEIGKEPVYTFVGSEKRQVSRVRGANVKVRLLKAQFANVVDPATNKAQKAKIITVKESPSNPNYVQRNIITKGAVIQTELGLAKVTSRPGQDGAINAILMKE; encoded by the coding sequence ATGGCATTATGGCAAGGAAGGTCTAAGAGAAAGCCCACTGGCGGAAGGTTGACGCTGTCTAGGAAGAAGCGCAGGTTCGAGATCGGGAAGGAGCCGGTCTACACCTTCGTCGGCAGCGAGAAGCGCCAGGTATCCAGGGTGCGCGGCGCAAACGTCAAGGTGCGCCTGCTTAAGGCCCAGTTCGCCAACGTGGTCGACCCTGCCACCAACAAGGCCCAGAAGGCCAAGATCATCACTGTCAAAGAGAGCCCCTCCAACCCCAACTACGTTCAGCGCAACATCATAACCAAGGGAGCGGTCATCCAGACCGAGCTGGGGCTGGCCAAGGTCACCTCCAGGCCCGGACAGGACGGCGCCATCAACGCCATCCTTATGAAAGAGTAG
- a CDS encoding DUF211 domain-containing protein, with protein sequence MSEIKRLVLDVLKPHHPSIIDLAGRLSVVEGVSGVNCTLNEVDQETESIKITIEGVAINYEDVEEVIIESGAVIHSVDSVSAGKKLVEEVETPQDR encoded by the coding sequence ATGTCCGAGATCAAGAGGCTCGTCCTGGACGTGCTCAAGCCCCATCACCCTTCCATCATCGACCTGGCAGGTCGATTGAGCGTGGTCGAAGGCGTCTCCGGCGTCAACTGCACCCTAAACGAGGTGGACCAGGAGACGGAGAGCATCAAGATAACCATCGAAGGCGTCGCCATCAACTATGAGGATGTCGAAGAAGTGATAATCGAATCCGGCGCCGTCATCCATTCCGTCGACAGCGTCTCCGCCGGCAAGAAGCTGGTTGAAGAAGTGGAGACCCCTCAAGACCGCTGA
- a CDS encoding NAD(P)H-hydrate dehydratase, protein MMKWEEVRVLDVNAKYLGVPTETLMENAGWALAQEITSRYGEGLHVAMLCGSGNNGGDGFVAARVLTKSNRVRILLASPPADIRTPEARVNFEKVEELHRVYAEDDLKTYDLLVDALIGIGSQGEPKGRLADMIAAINESGRPVVSVDVPSGLGSKTAVRPMVTVTFHALKAGMSADSCGEIVVKDIGIPADAENYLGPGDLLHYPIPAPDTHKGQNGRVLVVGGGPYTGAPALAGLASYRIGADLVFVACPESVRSTIASYSPNLITIPYPGDRLTEASVERVLPLMEKVDTVLIGPGLGDDPGTLRAVRVLIERCSRPMVLDADGLKAVAGRLDLLRGKKGVLTPHHREMEVIVGSAVPEETKGLSEAAANMAAASGWTVVVKGRVDLVTDGNNIKLNRTGNAGMTVGGTGDVLAGITAGLLAKGASPYNAARMATFVNGAAGDLAFEKFSYGLMATDLLDRIPQVLRKSLSRTR, encoded by the coding sequence ATGATGAAATGGGAAGAGGTCCGGGTGCTCGACGTGAACGCGAAATACCTGGGGGTTCCGACCGAGACGCTCATGGAAAATGCCGGCTGGGCGTTGGCCCAGGAGATTACTTCCCGCTATGGAGAGGGGTTGCATGTGGCCATGCTCTGCGGCTCGGGCAACAATGGTGGTGACGGTTTCGTGGCCGCCAGGGTCTTGACCAAGAGCAATCGGGTGAGGATATTATTGGCATCGCCCCCAGCAGACATCAGGACGCCGGAGGCCAGGGTTAATTTCGAAAAGGTGGAGGAGCTGCACCGGGTCTACGCCGAGGACGATCTGAAGACCTATGACCTCCTGGTGGACGCCCTGATCGGCATCGGTTCCCAGGGGGAGCCGAAAGGGCGCTTGGCCGACATGATCGCGGCTATCAACGAGAGCGGCCGTCCCGTGGTATCTGTGGACGTCCCCTCGGGATTGGGTAGCAAGACCGCGGTGCGCCCGATGGTCACCGTCACCTTCCACGCCCTGAAGGCCGGGATGAGCGCGGACAGCTGCGGGGAGATCGTGGTGAAGGACATCGGCATACCGGCGGACGCCGAGAACTATCTGGGCCCCGGTGATCTGTTGCACTATCCCATTCCCGCCCCGGACACCCACAAGGGACAGAACGGCCGGGTGCTGGTGGTCGGCGGAGGCCCTTATACCGGGGCGCCGGCCCTGGCCGGGCTAGCCTCCTATCGCATCGGGGCGGACCTGGTCTTCGTGGCCTGCCCGGAAAGCGTCCGCAGCACCATCGCCTCATACTCCCCCAATCTGATCACCATACCCTACCCGGGCGACCGCCTCACCGAGGCTTCGGTGGAGAGGGTCTTGCCGCTAATGGAGAAGGTGGACACCGTGCTCATCGGACCAGGCCTAGGCGATGACCCTGGAACGCTCCGAGCGGTCCGGGTGTTGATAGAGAGATGCTCCAGACCCATGGTGCTGGACGCCGACGGACTGAAGGCCGTGGCCGGCCGCCTGGACCTGCTGCGGGGAAAGAAGGGAGTGCTGACACCGCATCATCGTGAGATGGAGGTCATCGTGGGCTCGGCGGTCCCTGAGGAGACCAAGGGGCTCAGCGAGGCAGCGGCGAACATGGCCGCGGCCAGCGGCTGGACCGTGGTGGTCAAGGGACGGGTGGACCTGGTGACGGACGGTAACAATATCAAGCTCAACCGCACCGGCAACGCCGGGATGACCGTGGGCGGGACCGGCGATGTCCTGGCCGGCATCACCGCCGGGCTGTTGGCCAAGGGCGCCTCGCCTTACAACGCCGCCAGGATGGCCACCTTCGTGAACGGGGCGGCCGGGGACCTGGCATTCGAGAAGTTCAGCTACGGGCTGATGGCCACCGACCTTCTGGATAGGATACCGCAGGTGTTGAGGAAGAGCCTTTCGCGCACCCGCTGA
- a CDS encoding metallophosphoesterase family protein produces the protein MLIAFISDVHSNLPALEAVMDDMSDRGVRTVFCAGDILGYYTFPNETVDMLRAKNVNCIAGNHDRAVLVGVKNMNSIAAAAISWTRDVLSPSAYEYIRELPNSLHRPVEGVMTAVHHGSPRFVSEYVFEEHVSSELLDIAGAKLLVLGHTHMPYLVQFPSGTVVNPGSVGQPRDGDTRASYALLDTSEQNFHIVRVKYDVETVMKGITKNGLPEMLAQRLLRGS, from the coding sequence ATGCTGATCGCGTTCATATCCGATGTGCACTCGAACCTTCCGGCGCTGGAAGCGGTCATGGACGACATGTCCGACCGCGGGGTCCGGACCGTTTTCTGCGCCGGGGACATATTGGGCTACTACACCTTCCCCAACGAGACCGTGGACATGCTCAGGGCGAAGAACGTCAACTGCATCGCCGGGAACCACGACCGGGCGGTGCTGGTAGGGGTAAAGAACATGAACAGCATCGCCGCCGCGGCCATCAGCTGGACGCGGGACGTCCTCTCGCCCTCGGCCTACGAGTACATCAGGGAGCTGCCCAACTCCCTGCACCGGCCGGTGGAAGGGGTGATGACCGCGGTGCATCACGGCTCCCCCCGCTTCGTATCGGAATACGTCTTCGAGGAGCACGTGAGCAGCGAACTGCTGGACATCGCCGGGGCCAAGCTTCTGGTACTGGGTCATACGCACATGCCCTACCTGGTGCAGTTCCCCAGCGGGACGGTCGTCAACCCCGGTTCCGTCGGTCAGCCGAGGGACGGCGACACCAGGGCCTCCTATGCCCTCTTGGACACGTCAGAGCAGAACTTCCATATCGTCCGGGTGAAGTACGATGTCGAGACGGTGATGAAAGGTATCACCAAGAACGGATTGCCGGAGATGCTGGCGCAGCGTCTGCTCCGGGGGTCATGA
- a CDS encoding metallophosphoesterase → MSFQANPIPDRPVLRLEGEETVLCVGDLHIGIEADLRYRGIVVPSQTHRMESELLDLAKGVDRLVIVGDVKHQAPGSTRQEHLEVPRFFNSLLNFYPRIDLVKGNHDTDIERMLPSRVTVHEQGGMTLGDVGFAHGHAWPSAEVMEARLLVMGHNHPAVIFEDGLHQNQVERCWLRCRFKGSSARYTKMPEEAIMLPAFNRTLGGGPVNLEGPRMLGPLLSNDLLDLENGQVYLMDGLFLGTVSSLRVKRRGYFRLED, encoded by the coding sequence ATGTCCTTTCAGGCCAACCCCATACCAGACCGCCCGGTGCTGCGCCTGGAGGGGGAGGAGACGGTGCTGTGCGTCGGCGACCTGCACATAGGGATCGAGGCGGACCTGCGCTACCGGGGCATCGTCGTACCCTCGCAGACCCATCGCATGGAGAGCGAGCTCCTGGACCTGGCCAAGGGCGTGGACCGCCTGGTCATCGTGGGGGACGTCAAGCATCAGGCCCCTGGCTCCACCAGGCAGGAACACCTGGAGGTCCCTCGCTTCTTCAACAGCCTGCTGAACTTCTATCCCCGTATAGACCTGGTCAAGGGCAACCACGACACGGACATCGAAAGGATGCTGCCCTCCCGGGTGACCGTCCACGAACAGGGGGGAATGACCCTCGGGGACGTGGGATTCGCCCACGGCCATGCCTGGCCGTCCGCGGAGGTCATGGAAGCCCGGTTGCTGGTCATGGGGCACAATCATCCGGCCGTCATATTCGAGGACGGTCTGCACCAGAACCAGGTGGAAAGATGCTGGCTGCGCTGCCGCTTCAAGGGGTCGAGCGCCCGTTATACCAAAATGCCGGAGGAGGCCATCATGCTCCCGGCTTTTAATCGTACGCTGGGCGGAGGCCCGGTGAACCTCGAAGGGCCGCGCATGCTGGGCCCGTTGCTCTCCAACGATCTGCTGGACCTGGAGAACGGACAGGTGTACCTCATGGACGGGCTTTTCCTTGGTACGGTATCTTCTTTACGGGTCAAGAGAAGGGGCTACTTCCGCCTGGAAGACTGA
- a CDS encoding Ni/Fe hydrogenase subunit alpha — protein sequence MGQGADKLVKTTEKRIPIDPITRLEGHGKIEIFLDDNGNVANAYWQVPELRGFEKFCIGRSVDELNKLTSRLCGVCPGAHHLCSTKALDGVFGVEPPETAKKLRELFYMAHYIHSHIAHFYALAAADFVLGPGAPKAERNILGVVAAVGVEIGGEVIKHRSYAQKIQEMLGGKATHPVCGIPGGFAKSINEEERAKIEAMAKSCVEFSKFTNQLFADVVLKNQDYLNLIVDKNIYYNETYYLGTVDKNDKINFYDGTQKMISPTGKEVARYTGKDYLKYISEHTLPWSYEKFCYFKPVGWKGLVDGKDSGIYRATPLSRLNVSKGFTTPLAQAEFEKYHGTFRSLGVKGPVHFTMATHWARVIEMLYASEKLLELSQDPEITGKDIRNPKLQTPDEGVGILEAPRGTLVHHYRSDKNGITTDVNLVVGTTNNNAPMNLSVRKAATALIKNWMVSDGLLNAVEMAYRAYDPCNSCATHTLPGQMPMDAVIRNPDGSVYKTLSRNY from the coding sequence ATGGGTCAAGGTGCCGATAAACTGGTAAAGACCACCGAGAAGCGCATACCCATCGACCCCATCACCCGTTTGGAAGGCCATGGCAAGATCGAAATCTTCCTGGACGACAACGGCAACGTGGCCAACGCCTATTGGCAGGTGCCCGAGCTTAGAGGGTTCGAGAAGTTCTGCATCGGCAGGTCCGTCGACGAGCTCAACAAGCTGACCTCCAGGCTCTGCGGCGTTTGCCCCGGGGCGCACCACCTCTGCTCGACCAAGGCATTGGACGGTGTGTTCGGGGTCGAACCGCCAGAGACCGCCAAGAAGCTCCGTGAGCTCTTCTACATGGCGCACTACATACACAGCCACATCGCCCACTTCTACGCCCTGGCCGCCGCGGACTTCGTCCTCGGCCCCGGTGCCCCGAAGGCCGAGAGGAACATCCTCGGCGTCGTCGCCGCAGTCGGTGTGGAGATCGGCGGAGAAGTCATAAAGCACCGCTCCTACGCCCAGAAGATCCAAGAGATGCTGGGCGGAAAGGCCACGCACCCAGTGTGCGGCATTCCCGGCGGTTTCGCCAAGAGCATCAACGAGGAGGAGAGGGCCAAGATCGAGGCCATGGCCAAGTCCTGTGTGGAGTTCAGCAAGTTCACCAACCAACTGTTCGCCGATGTAGTGCTGAAGAACCAGGACTACCTGAACCTGATCGTGGACAAGAACATCTACTACAACGAGACCTACTACCTCGGTACCGTCGACAAGAACGACAAGATAAACTTCTACGACGGAACCCAGAAGATGATCTCGCCCACCGGGAAAGAGGTCGCCAGGTACACCGGGAAGGACTACCTGAAGTACATCTCCGAGCACACCCTGCCCTGGTCCTACGAGAAGTTCTGCTACTTCAAGCCGGTCGGCTGGAAGGGACTGGTGGACGGGAAGGACAGCGGCATATACCGCGCCACCCCGCTTTCCAGGCTGAACGTCTCCAAGGGCTTCACCACCCCGCTGGCGCAGGCCGAGTTCGAGAAGTACCACGGCACATTCCGCAGTCTGGGTGTCAAAGGACCGGTGCACTTCACCATGGCCACTCACTGGGCCAGGGTGATCGAGATGCTGTACGCTTCGGAGAAGCTGCTGGAACTGTCCCAGGACCCGGAGATAACCGGCAAGGACATACGCAACCCGAAGCTGCAGACCCCTGACGAGGGCGTGGGAATACTGGAGGCTCCTCGTGGAACCCTGGTGCACCACTACAGATCGGACAAGAACGGCATCACCACCGACGTGAACCTGGTCGTGGGTACCACCAACAACAACGCCCCCATGAACCTCAGCGTCCGCAAGGCCGCCACCGCTCTCATCAAGAACTGGATGGTGTCCGACGGTCTGCTCAACGCCGTGGAGATGGCCTACCGCGCCTACGACCCGTGCAACAGCTGCGCCACGCACACCCTGCCTGGCCAGATGCCTATGGACGCGGTCATCAGGAACCCGGATGGCTCGGTCTACAAGACCCTGTCCCGGAACTACTAA
- a CDS encoding oxidoreductase, which translates to MSKIKIAQYWGAGCGGCDVALLDIDEKILGVAEMADIVFWPIAVDVKLKDVEAMPDGYITATLFNGAVRNSENEHVAKLLRQKSQILVSFGSCACFGGIPGLANMTNRKDILEYVYIKTPTSDNVERVFPTPHYQAPEGLIDLPVLYDQVFTLDQVVDVDYYMPGCPPTTNLINEFLGIVEKHVKEGAPLPPKGSVIASNKALCDECPRTRAVKKVDRIYMPYEIDIDPKKCMLEQGVICLGPSTRAGCGAKCLEGNQPCRGCMGPTAEVLDQGGSMLSALASIFSIGTGESQLSEDNILELMAQVKDPLGTFYAFTMPSSIIKRKVKEKKATTASKEA; encoded by the coding sequence ATGTCAAAGATAAAAATCGCACAATATTGGGGTGCCGGATGCGGAGGCTGTGACGTTGCCCTATTGGACATCGACGAGAAGATCCTCGGGGTGGCCGAAATGGCCGACATCGTCTTCTGGCCCATCGCCGTGGACGTCAAGCTCAAGGACGTCGAGGCCATGCCCGACGGATATATCACCGCCACCCTGTTCAACGGTGCCGTGAGGAACAGCGAGAACGAACACGTGGCCAAGCTGCTGAGGCAGAAGTCCCAGATTCTGGTCTCTTTCGGTTCTTGCGCCTGCTTCGGGGGAATTCCCGGACTGGCCAACATGACCAACAGGAAGGACATATTGGAATATGTCTACATCAAGACCCCCACCTCGGACAACGTGGAGAGGGTCTTCCCCACCCCGCACTACCAGGCACCCGAAGGGCTCATAGATCTGCCAGTGCTATATGACCAGGTGTTCACCTTGGACCAGGTCGTCGACGTCGACTACTACATGCCCGGATGCCCGCCCACCACCAACCTGATCAACGAGTTCCTCGGCATAGTCGAGAAGCATGTCAAGGAAGGCGCCCCGCTGCCCCCCAAGGGCTCCGTGATCGCCTCCAACAAGGCCCTCTGCGACGAGTGCCCCAGGACCAGGGCCGTCAAGAAGGTGGACAGGATATACATGCCTTACGAGATCGACATCGACCCCAAGAAGTGCATGCTGGAACAGGGAGTCATATGCCTCGGACCGTCCACCAGGGCGGGCTGCGGCGCCAAGTGCTTGGAAGGTAACCAGCCTTGCCGCGGATGCATGGGACCGACCGCCGAGGTGCTGGACCAAGGCGGCAGCATGCTGAGCGCGCTGGCTTCGATATTCTCCATTGGCACTGGTGAAAGCCAACTGTCCGAAGATAACATATTGGAGCTGATGGCGCAGGTCAAGGACCCCCTTGGAACCTTCTATGCGTTCACCATGCCTTCCTCGATCATCAAGCGGAAGGTTAAAGAGAAGAAAGCTACCACTGCTTCCAAGGAGGCCTGA
- a CDS encoding hydrogenase iron-sulfur subunit, which yields MSNQAHAESAPATEAGVWEPSLLVFCCNWCSYAGADLAGVSRLQMPTNFRVIRTMCSARVDPEFVLRAFAKGADGVLVLGCHPADCHYIGGNYRTRRRIALLRVLLEQYGFNPDRLRLEWVSASEGMKFQETIKGFDRTVRELGPNPIKEE from the coding sequence ATGTCCAACCAAGCGCATGCCGAGAGCGCTCCTGCCACAGAGGCAGGGGTCTGGGAACCCAGCCTGCTGGTGTTCTGCTGCAACTGGTGCTCCTATGCCGGGGCTGACCTGGCCGGAGTGTCCCGCTTGCAGATGCCTACCAATTTCCGGGTCATCAGGACCATGTGCTCCGCCAGGGTGGACCCCGAGTTCGTCCTGAGGGCCTTCGCCAAGGGGGCCGATGGAGTGCTCGTCCTGGGCTGCCACCCCGCTGACTGCCATTATATCGGTGGCAACTACCGCACCAGGAGAAGAATCGCCCTGCTCCGCGTGCTGTTGGAGCAATACGGCTTTAACCCGGACCGCCTTCGATTGGAATGGGTTTCCGCATCTGAGGGTATGAAATTCCAGGAAACGATAAAGGGATTCGACCGCACCGTAAGGGAGCTTGGACCGAACCCGATCAAGGAGGAGTAA